In Rutidosis leptorrhynchoides isolate AG116_Rl617_1_P2 chromosome 2, CSIRO_AGI_Rlap_v1, whole genome shotgun sequence, one genomic interval encodes:
- the LOC139892745 gene encoding GDSL lipase-like — translation MAVATTSSSSSKSEAGIAIALILCLSISKSCSTPSQGHFVEHVALFVFGDSLFDPGNNNYINTTTDFQANHWPYGQSYFNPPSGRFSDGRLIPDFIAEYAGLPFIPAYLEPANNEFTHGANFASGGAGALVETHAGFVVDLQTQLRYFGELENYYRLNLGDAKARQLLSNAVYLLSCGGNDYQYFGKPYTKEQYVDMVIGNMTNVVKGIYEKGGRKFGFVTAPLIGCWPAIRIQQPGHTCNEEINDVARLHNQALARQLQNLEKQLEGFVYSKFDISTSINDRMKNPSKYGFKEGELACCGSGPFRGIYSCGGMRGRKEYQVCDNATEHLFFDSFHPNELASRQFADLFWDGDTKVTAPYNLKQLFEGKTSTTSVPNDEL, via the exons TATTGCTTTGATTTTGTGTCTATCAATTTCTAAATCTTGCTCGACTCCTTCTCAGGGGCATTTCGTCGAACACGTTGCGCTCTTCGTGTTCGGCGATTCGCTTTTCGATCCTGGAAACAACAACTACATCAACACCACTACTGATTTTCAGGCCAATCATTGGCCATATGGTCAGTCCTACTTCAATCCTCCTTCTGGAAGATTCTCCGATGGTCGTCTCATACCCGATTTTATCG CTGAGTATGCAGGACTTCCTTTTATTCCTGCGTATCTCGAACCCGCAAATAATGAATTTACGCACGGAGCAAACTTTGCGTCTGGAGGAGCTGGTGCCTTGGTTGAAACTCATGCTGGATTT gtaGTTGATCTTCAGACACAGCTACGGTACTTTGGCGAGTTAGAGAATTATTATCGGCTGAATTTAGGTGATGCTAAAGCGAGGCAGCTGCTATCGAACGCTGTCTACTTGTTAAGCTGTGGAGGCAACGACTACCAATATTTTGGCAAACCATATACCAAAGAGCAGTACGTGGACATGGTGATAGGAAACATGACTAACGTCGTCAAG GGAATATACGAAAAAGGTGGAAGAAAGTTTGGTTTTGTGACTGCTCCACTTATAGGCTGTTGGCCGGCTATTAGGATACAACAACCTGGCCATACTTGCAACGAAGAGATCAATGATGTCGCCAGATTACATAACCAAGCACTTGCCAGGCAACTACAAAATTTGGAGAAGCAGTTGGAAGGATTTGTATACTCAAAATTTGATATCTCCACCTCCATTAACGATAGAATGAAGAATCCATCCAAATATG GTTTTAAGGAGGGTGAGTTAGCATGTTGTGGCAGTGGTCCTTTTCGAGGAATCTATAGCTGTGGAGGGATGAGAGGACGTAAAGAGTATCAAGTGTGTGATAATGCTACTGAGCATTTATTCTTCGACTCTTTTCATCCCAATGAATTGGCAAGTCGGCAATTCGCAGACTTGTTTTGGGATGGAGATACCAAGGTTACCGCGCCTTACAATTT